In Drosophila nasuta strain 15112-1781.00 chromosome 2R, ASM2355853v1, whole genome shotgun sequence, a single genomic region encodes these proteins:
- the LOC132784822 gene encoding uncharacterized protein LOC132784822, giving the protein MRAGLLENLLLFYLLWICFNGNQTFKFKMTNLGCESFNKSWVVYTECRLRAISRNKTTMTAFVMVSEPAYNIFVRARVLRKANGYKPWIIDYTIDACKFMRNRNHPFAKIIWKLIRDVSTINHSCPYNGLNGLKDFYDVSTMPLILPSGEYLLNLTWIFDKKPQFVTNVYFSYWDD; this is encoded by the exons ATGAGAGCTGGATTGTTGGAAAATCTTTTGCTCTTCTACCTTTTATGGATTTGTTTCAATGGAAATCAA acatttaagtttaaaatgaCAAACTTGGGATGTGAATCATTCAACAAATCGTGGGTCGTCTACACAGAATGTCGACTACGGGCAATAAGTCGCAATAAGACAACGATGACAGCATTCGTGATGGTCTCAGAGCCGGCGTACAATATATTTGTGAGAGCAAGGGTACTGAGAAAGGCCAATGGATATAAGCCTTGGATAATCGACTACACCATCGATGCATGCAAGTTTATGCGGAATCGTAATCATCCGTTTGCGAAAATCATCTGGAAGCTGATCAGAGATGTGTCAACGATCAATCACAGCTGTCCCTACAAT GGTCTAAATGGATTAAAAGATTTCTACGATGTTTCCACCATGCCTCTTATATTGCCAAGCGGTGAATACCTTTTAAATCTCACTTGGATATTCGACAAGAAGCCGCAGTTTGTTACAAATGTCTACTTTTCATACTGGGacgattga